The following are from one region of the Chloracidobacterium sp. genome:
- a CDS encoding phosphatidylcholine/phosphatidylserine synthase, producing the protein MENEEPKSVHKGIKKGLYVIPTAFTAGNIACGFLAVLWSIRGFHLVFTDPVAASGYFNYAAVAIGLAILFDTLDGRVARMTKTATEIGVQFDSLADVLTFGIAPTSLIFSWAFAPTFAENTSEYGFGVFLLFMYIMCGAFRLARFNIQSTRPRVLIEGTPKLDKKNFVGLPIPPAAGLLASIVHFSPMPLSSHGQGLSSFYALLMMVLIAVLGVLMVSTLRYTSFKSAGAGRRNLYLVLVIAAVGMLIWLYSEYVLLILSAAYVSHGIVWHILTLFRRPTEEKPAEA; encoded by the coding sequence ATGGAAAACGAAGAGCCGAAATCGGTTCACAAGGGAATTAAAAAAGGCCTTTATGTGATACCGACCGCGTTTACGGCGGGCAACATCGCTTGCGGATTTCTTGCCGTGCTCTGGTCGATCCGCGGCTTTCACCTGGTGTTTACAGATCCGGTAGCGGCGTCAGGATATTTTAATTACGCGGCGGTTGCGATCGGCCTTGCCATACTCTTCGATACACTCGATGGCCGCGTTGCGCGAATGACAAAAACGGCGACCGAGATCGGTGTCCAGTTCGACTCGCTGGCCGACGTCCTCACTTTCGGTATAGCTCCCACTTCGCTTATCTTCAGTTGGGCGTTTGCTCCGACTTTTGCCGAAAATACCTCGGAATACGGATTCGGCGTATTTTTACTGTTCATGTATATCATGTGCGGCGCGTTTCGGCTTGCAAGGTTCAATATCCAGTCAACACGACCGCGGGTGCTGATCGAGGGCACTCCGAAACTGGACAAAAAGAACTTTGTTGGACTGCCAATTCCACCGGCCGCCGGTCTGCTCGCTTCGATCGTGCATTTTTCTCCAATGCCGCTGAGTTCGCACGGCCAAGGACTTTCTAGCTTTTACGCGCTTTTGATGATGGTTCTGATCGCCGTGCTGGGTGTTCTTATGGTAAGCACACTAAGATACACAAGCTTCAAATCGGCCGGTGCCGGCAGACGCAATCTTTATCTGGTATTGGTGATCGCTGCGGTTGGGATGCTGATTTGGCTATACTCAGAATACGTACTCCTGATACTCTCGGCGGCCTATGTATCACACGGCATTGTCTGGCACATCCTGACTCTTTTCCGGCGGCCCACTGAGGAAAAACCGGCGGAAGCGTAG
- a CDS encoding O-antigen ligase family protein — translation MTWANKTAFVLMFGIVAFTTLAYGGVHQPVIVIFYLAVASLMVLWVVDAVKSGVVRISPSVLQLPLFAVAIYSLIQILPFGSIADIAGVNGIPRTISVDPFSTKLTAIQFFALAFFFSASLVLLDSAARIRRAAMLVTVFGFGFAFFAVLQSVLSPDRIYGIYETRFAVPFGSFVNRHNFAAFMEMTLSIPLGLLFAGAVTRDKRLLYVTAIALMGAALLLSGSRGGLVAFISQLILLVILTLGSRTKRNIVLRLGLAIALIAAITGGAFFVGGDTSLTRIAETSASKDLTTDRLHIWGVAIRVIGAHMPFGAGFGAFGVAYTAFDSYSGLERVEQAHNDYLQVVADGGIIGFLIGVGFLWLVIRTGLRSSQIDITYRRGIAIGAFSGISALLVHSIFDFVLHTTAVALLFLLLLTLLIAAGFSYKDDVEDATDRHRRMRRTPRRSLDDLQKPTIAEFKRVHE, via the coding sequence ATGACCTGGGCGAACAAAACAGCATTTGTATTGATGTTTGGGATCGTGGCCTTCACGACTCTGGCTTATGGTGGCGTGCATCAACCGGTCATTGTCATATTTTATTTAGCCGTAGCGTCATTGATGGTCCTTTGGGTAGTCGATGCCGTCAAGTCGGGCGTTGTACGGATCAGCCCGAGCGTATTGCAGCTGCCGCTATTCGCCGTTGCGATTTATAGTCTTATTCAGATCTTACCCTTCGGATCGATCGCAGATATCGCCGGAGTGAACGGAATACCACGAACGATCTCGGTCGACCCGTTTTCCACGAAACTGACGGCCATACAGTTCTTTGCTTTAGCGTTCTTTTTCTCTGCATCACTTGTTTTGTTGGACAGCGCCGCACGAATTCGACGTGCGGCTATGCTCGTAACGGTCTTTGGATTTGGCTTTGCGTTTTTCGCAGTTCTGCAGTCGGTACTTAGTCCTGACAGGATATACGGCATCTACGAAACTCGGTTTGCGGTCCCGTTCGGTTCTTTCGTAAATCGCCACAATTTTGCGGCGTTCATGGAGATGACGCTTTCGATACCGCTCGGCCTCTTGTTTGCAGGCGCCGTCACGCGCGATAAACGATTGCTCTACGTGACCGCTATTGCATTGATGGGGGCGGCATTGTTATTAAGCGGGTCGCGCGGCGGGCTCGTTGCGTTCATTAGTCAATTGATACTGCTTGTTATTCTTACTCTTGGCTCGCGGACAAAGCGAAACATCGTGCTCCGGCTGGGGCTGGCGATCGCCCTGATCGCCGCGATCACAGGCGGTGCTTTCTTTGTTGGCGGCGATACATCGCTTACAAGAATCGCCGAAACCTCGGCTTCAAAGGATTTAACTACCGATCGGCTGCATATTTGGGGCGTTGCCATACGCGTGATCGGAGCTCACATGCCATTCGGTGCCGGCTTTGGAGCATTTGGCGTGGCGTACACTGCCTTTGACTCGTACAGCGGGCTCGAACGGGTCGAACAGGCCCATAACGATTATTTACAGGTTGTTGCGGACGGTGGGATTATCGGATTTTTGATCGGTGTCGGGTTTCTGTGGCTCGTCATCAGAACGGGTTTGAGATCATCGCAGATAGATATTACTTATAGACGAGGCATCGCTATCGGCGCTTTTTCTGGGATCTCTGCCTTGCTGGTTCACAGTATTTTTGATTTCGTGCTCCACACGACCGCCGTTGCACTTTTGTTTCTACTGCTATTGACGCTGTTGATCGCGGCGGGTTTCTCTTACAAAGACGATGTAGAGGATGCAACCGATCGTCACCGACGCATGCGTCGTACGCCTCGGCGGTCGCTTGATGATCTGCAGAAGCCGACGATCGCCGAATTTAAACGTGTACATGAATAG
- a CDS encoding carbohydrate binding domain-containing protein: MNSPLIILETSSFAARATIILTIVIAILFVWFGVRWQIGNLFAEITQVNQPDAREIAELAVGISPSDPFAIWLLASKERENFGTESFETSTRLIENIVRIAPNDFRWWIELGRAYEQTERPAEAERALLRAVELAPAYTFPRWQLGNFYLRQRRTDEAFAELIKTTEKSSVYREQVFALAWDYFGKDPSMVEKLAGDAPDIRSSLAMFYAVRGAAADALRNWNLLSEEQKAADPRLPRIMAQGLYDKLSFREALEFAKQAGIDPEASIGAVSNGGFEKFLGSPDDTLFGWNVYRGDARFEASVDSGVKREGARSLKVTFKGYIKPELHNVVQIIAVESGTDYRLTFWVRTENLRSGGPPILQVTNMNDGAILGATEPFANGTSDWEQKTIDFTVPADCTGISIRTARTFCGGECPIAGTFWYDDFALSRR, from the coding sequence TTGAACAGTCCACTAATAATTTTAGAAACGAGTTCATTTGCGGCACGCGCGACCATCATCTTAACGATCGTCATCGCGATCTTGTTCGTTTGGTTCGGGGTGCGCTGGCAGATCGGCAATCTCTTTGCAGAGATCACGCAAGTGAATCAACCGGACGCTCGCGAGATCGCCGAGCTTGCCGTTGGTATTTCACCTTCCGATCCCTTTGCTATTTGGTTATTGGCAAGCAAGGAGCGCGAGAACTTCGGTACAGAGAGCTTTGAGACATCGACACGGTTGATCGAGAACATTGTACGCATCGCACCGAACGACTTTCGCTGGTGGATCGAACTTGGCCGAGCCTACGAACAGACAGAAAGGCCGGCAGAGGCTGAACGTGCATTGCTTCGAGCGGTCGAACTGGCGCCGGCTTACACTTTTCCGCGTTGGCAGCTTGGTAACTTTTATCTTCGGCAGCGCCGGACTGACGAAGCATTCGCCGAACTCATAAAGACAACCGAAAAAAGCAGCGTGTATCGCGAACAGGTATTTGCACTCGCATGGGATTATTTCGGGAAAGATCCATCGATGGTCGAAAAGCTCGCTGGCGATGCCCCGGACATCAGGTCGAGTCTTGCAATGTTCTATGCAGTTCGCGGTGCCGCCGCAGACGCGCTTCGAAATTGGAACTTGCTCAGTGAAGAGCAAAAAGCGGCTGATCCGCGTTTGCCGCGGATAATGGCTCAAGGTCTCTACGACAAACTATCGTTTCGCGAAGCGCTAGAATTCGCGAAGCAGGCCGGAATCGATCCGGAGGCATCCATCGGCGCTGTTTCAAACGGGGGATTTGAGAAATTTCTCGGCAGTCCGGACGATACGTTGTTTGGCTGGAACGTCTATCGCGGCGATGCGCGCTTCGAGGCGTCGGTCGATTCTGGAGTGAAAAGAGAGGGTGCCAGGAGTCTTAAGGTCACTTTTAAGGGCTACATCAAGCCGGAATTGCACAACGTAGTTCAGATCATTGCGGTGGAATCCGGTACCGATTACCGGCTTACGTTTTGGGTTCGGACCGAGAATCTGCGAAGTGGCGGCCCACCCATCTTGCAGGTGACCAATATGAATGACGGCGCCATTCTCGGTGCGACCGAGCCGTTTGCGAACGGCACGTCCGATTGGGAACAAAAGACAATTGATTTTACTGTGCCGGCCGATTGCACCGGCATCTCGATACGTACTGCCCGGACGTTTTGTGGCGGCGAGTGTCCGATCGCCGGAACGTTCTGGTATGACGATTTCGCTCTCTCCCGGCGTTGA
- a CDS encoding DegT/DnrJ/EryC1/StrS family aminotransferase, whose amino-acid sequence MNVPLLDIKEQNAALRSQIEAALGRVLDTNAFILGSEVAELECELAGYCGTKYAIGCASGSDALLLAMMALDVGPGDEVITTPYSFFATVSAVTRVGATPVFVDIDPLTYNLDVSQVEAKIGERTKAIQPVHLFGQCTDMAALNEVAKRHGVPVIEDAAQAIGADENGVRAGAMSEIGCFSFYPSKNLGGMGDGGFMTTSDDRIAEKLLALRVHGSKERYYHKWVGLNSRLDGFQGAILRVKLPHLDAWSDARRANALRYRQLFSDFGLTKEIGLPVEREACRHIYNQYVIRVPNFRDALREYLSENGVGTDIYYPVPLHLQECFAFVGHSKGDFPESERAAAETLALPIYPELRADQQEYVVETIGRFYRREN is encoded by the coding sequence ATGAATGTTCCGCTCCTGGATATCAAAGAACAGAACGCAGCCCTGAGGTCTCAGATCGAAGCTGCGCTTGGCCGCGTACTCGACACCAACGCATTTATCCTTGGGAGCGAGGTTGCTGAGCTTGAATGCGAGCTTGCCGGCTATTGCGGTACAAAGTATGCGATCGGATGTGCGTCCGGAAGTGATGCTCTTCTTCTTGCCATGATGGCTCTTGATGTCGGCCCGGGAGACGAGGTGATCACGACCCCGTATAGTTTTTTTGCGACGGTCAGTGCGGTCACCCGTGTCGGAGCCACCCCGGTATTCGTTGACATCGATCCGCTCACATACAACCTTGATGTTTCGCAGGTCGAAGCAAAAATAGGCGAACGGACAAAGGCCATTCAGCCTGTTCATCTTTTCGGACAGTGCACTGATATGGCGGCACTTAACGAGGTTGCCAAACGGCACGGTGTTCCGGTTATTGAAGATGCGGCACAAGCGATCGGGGCCGACGAAAATGGCGTTCGGGCTGGAGCGATGAGCGAGATCGGCTGCTTTTCATTTTATCCTTCAAAAAATCTCGGCGGGATGGGCGACGGTGGATTCATGACCACGAGCGACGACAGGATAGCCGAGAAGCTGCTCGCGCTACGCGTTCACGGTTCAAAGGAGCGCTATTACCATAAATGGGTCGGACTTAATTCGCGTCTCGACGGATTTCAGGGTGCGATACTGCGCGTTAAATTACCTCACCTTGATGCGTGGTCAGATGCCCGCAGGGCAAACGCGCTTCGATACCGGCAGCTGTTCTCGGATTTCGGATTGACCAAGGAAATAGGTCTGCCGGTTGAAAGGGAAGCGTGCCGGCATATTTACAATCAGTACGTGATCCGCGTCCCGAATTTTCGGGATGCTTTGCGCGAATATTTGTCCGAAAACGGCGTCGGAACCGATATCTATTACCCCGTTCCGCTTCACTTGCAGGAGTGTTTCGCTTTCGTCGGTCATAGTAAGGGCGACTTTCCGGAATCGGAAAGGGCAGCCGCCGAGACGCTCGCGTTGCCGATTTATCCGGAGTTGCGAGCCGATCAACAGGAATATGTGGTCGAGACGATCGGCCGCTTTTATCGTAGAGAGAATTAA
- the nth gene encoding endonuclease III has protein sequence MLRDKTKQAAEIINRLAKAYPDAHCALDHSNAFELLVATILSAQCTDERVNIVTANLFRKYRGPRDFIAVSQQELEKDIHSTGFFRNKAKNIKAACERIVETFGGEVPKTMDELLTLGGVARKTANVVLGNAYGIASGVVVDTHVSRLSQRLGLTTEKTAEKIERDLERLVPRKHWIMFPHWLITHGRRICNARKPKCTECILANICPSRELFDPAAK, from the coding sequence ATGTTGCGAGATAAAACTAAACAGGCCGCTGAGATCATAAATCGGCTCGCGAAGGCCTATCCTGATGCACACTGCGCGCTCGATCATTCCAATGCATTCGAATTGCTGGTCGCTACGATATTGTCAGCTCAATGCACAGATGAACGAGTAAACATCGTAACTGCGAACCTTTTTCGCAAATACCGAGGCCCCCGCGATTTCATCGCCGTATCGCAGCAAGAACTTGAAAAAGACATCCATTCGACGGGCTTTTTCCGTAACAAAGCAAAGAACATAAAAGCTGCGTGTGAAAGGATCGTAGAGACGTTCGGAGGTGAGGTGCCAAAGACAATGGATGAGCTGCTGACACTCGGAGGGGTTGCCCGCAAAACGGCTAACGTCGTGCTCGGCAACGCTTACGGCATCGCGTCGGGCGTTGTCGTCGACACACATGTCTCCCGGCTGTCTCAGCGGCTCGGATTGACAACTGAAAAGACGGCCGAAAAGATCGAACGCGATCTCGAACGACTCGTGCCGCGCAAACACTGGATAATGTTTCCGCACTGGCTCATCACTCACGGACGCCGGATATGTAACGCTCGCAAGCCAAAATGTACGGAATGCATTCTAGCAAACATATGCCCGAGCCGAGAGCTCTTTGACCCAGCGGCAAAATAG
- a CDS encoding M20/M25/M40 family metallo-hydrolase — translation MRKSKNLKSICVLFALQAIVLPSLSFAQPAADINARIREEGTKNSQVMKTIQILTDVYGPRLTGSPQLKAAGEWAAKQMTEWGLENAALEPWNWGNPGWVNERAYGFITAPVQDSLVFEVLAWTPSTPGPVKGPVVQLTIPMRPTQDELTAYFNSVRSSLKGAMVVLGDPNRVALNLNPPAKRIADDVAKQRFDPNAAQPAGPQFTPPAPQPPKPGALTFQQLGAQVNQFLIDSGVAVRINDAGREHGQIRAFGNNTYDATKVVPTVVMRNEDYGRIVRLAKMGRTVELEFDIRNKLFPEGATAYNTVAEIVGTDKKDEVIMLGGHLDSWHAATGATDNATGCAVMMEAARILKALGVKPRRTIRVALWSGEEQGLLGSQAYVAKHFGTAENPTPNWSKFGGYFNHDTGTGRIRGLTVFGPPEAATILREIGTPFADFGLAGAIATRSRGLGGSDHTSFNAAGLPGIGTALDPIEYQTHTWHTNLDTYERLIESDLQQSAIVIAAAVYQLAMRDELLPRFAKEAMPPAPPSRN, via the coding sequence ATGAGAAAATCGAAGAATTTGAAGAGTATTTGTGTATTGTTCGCGTTGCAGGCGATCGTCCTTCCCAGCTTGAGTTTTGCGCAGCCTGCGGCCGACATCAACGCCCGTATCCGCGAAGAAGGGACCAAGAATTCGCAAGTAATGAAGACCATCCAGATACTGACGGATGTATATGGTCCTCGTCTCACAGGTTCCCCTCAGCTTAAGGCGGCCGGCGAATGGGCTGCGAAACAGATGACCGAATGGGGATTGGAGAATGCCGCTCTCGAGCCTTGGAATTGGGGCAATCCCGGATGGGTCAATGAAAGGGCTTACGGATTCATTACCGCTCCGGTACAGGATTCACTTGTATTTGAAGTGCTCGCGTGGACACCCAGCACACCCGGCCCGGTCAAAGGACCGGTTGTCCAGCTAACGATCCCGATGCGGCCGACGCAGGATGAACTGACTGCCTATTTCAACAGCGTTCGTTCAAGCTTGAAAGGTGCGATGGTAGTTTTGGGCGACCCAAATCGTGTGGCCCTCAATCTAAATCCACCTGCGAAACGCATTGCCGACGATGTCGCTAAACAGAGATTTGACCCAAATGCCGCACAGCCGGCCGGACCGCAATTTACACCGCCCGCACCGCAGCCACCGAAACCGGGAGCACTCACATTTCAGCAGTTGGGTGCTCAGGTCAATCAGTTTCTGATCGATTCTGGTGTTGCCGTCCGGATCAATGACGCGGGCCGGGAGCACGGACAGATAAGGGCGTTCGGCAACAACACTTACGATGCGACAAAGGTCGTTCCGACCGTTGTGATGCGAAACGAAGATTACGGCCGGATAGTTCGGCTTGCGAAAATGGGACGTACGGTCGAACTCGAGTTCGACATTCGAAACAAGCTCTTTCCGGAGGGGGCAACGGCCTACAATACGGTCGCCGAGATCGTCGGGACCGATAAGAAAGACGAAGTGATAATGCTTGGCGGCCACCTCGACTCCTGGCATGCAGCGACCGGTGCGACCGACAACGCTACCGGCTGTGCCGTAATGATGGAAGCTGCACGGATTCTAAAGGCTCTCGGCGTCAAGCCGCGTCGGACCATCCGCGTAGCATTATGGAGCGGTGAAGAGCAGGGCTTGCTCGGGTCGCAGGCTTACGTCGCGAAGCATTTTGGAACTGCTGAGAATCCGACCCCGAACTGGTCGAAATTCGGCGGATACTTCAATCATGACACCGGGACCGGACGTATTCGCGGTTTGACCGTGTTCGGACCACCTGAAGCTGCAACCATCCTTCGCGAAATCGGGACACCATTTGCCGATTTCGGTTTGGCTGGTGCGATCGCAACGCGTAGCCGCGGGCTTGGCGGTTCGGATCACACCTCGTTCAATGCTGCCGGGTTGCCGGGTATCGGTACGGCTCTCGACCCGATCGAGTATCAGACACATACGTGGCATACCAACCTTGATACATATGAACGATTGATCGAGAGCGATCTGCAGCAGAGTGCGATCGTTATCGCCGCGGCGGTTTATCAGCTGGCGATGCGCGACGAACTGTTGCCGCGATTTGCCAAAGAAGCCATGCCTCCGGCACCGCCTTCGCGCAATTAA
- a CDS encoding YbjQ family protein, whose amino-acid sequence MKDEIKARAPYRVSDPRYSVSPQMVTTAFDVPGFRVVQNLGVVRGIVVRSRSIVANIGASLQTLVGGNITAWTNLCEQTRADAFDIMIQHASEMGANAIIGARYDATEIAAGAAEVLAYGTAVIVEPLEGSETIYDS is encoded by the coding sequence ATGAAAGACGAAATAAAGGCTCGCGCGCCCTATCGCGTAAGTGACCCGCGTTATTCGGTCTCGCCGCAAATGGTAACGACGGCATTCGACGTCCCCGGTTTTCGTGTCGTTCAAAACCTCGGCGTGGTCCGCGGAATTGTCGTTCGTTCGCGCTCTATCGTCGCGAACATCGGAGCTTCGCTTCAGACTCTCGTTGGAGGCAATATCACGGCGTGGACCAACCTCTGCGAGCAGACACGAGCCGACGCGTTCGACATCATGATCCAGCACGCATCCGAAATGGGTGCGAATGCGATAATCGGCGCGCGATACGACGCGACCGAGATCGCAGCTGGAGCTGCCGAAGTCCTTGCGTATGGAACGGCAGTGATCGTCGAACCGCTTGAGGGCTCAGAAACGATCTATGATTCATGA
- a CDS encoding DUF1304 domain-containing protein produces the protein MKSIAGVLTALVAIEHLGILVLEMFFWDHPVGQRIFGMTPEVSAASATLAANQGLYNGFLAAGLVWGLLSARRDLKIFFLGCVVIAGIFGGLTAKTSILFSQALPALIALLSVLLTDRE, from the coding sequence ATGAAATCGATCGCCGGTGTCCTGACTGCTTTGGTTGCTATTGAGCATCTCGGCATTCTTGTCCTAGAGATGTTCTTTTGGGACCATCCGGTCGGCCAACGAATATTCGGAATGACGCCCGAGGTCTCTGCAGCATCGGCAACTTTGGCAGCTAATCAAGGCCTGTATAACGGTTTTCTGGCGGCTGGACTGGTATGGGGTCTCTTGTCTGCGCGGCGTGATCTAAAGATCTTCTTTCTCGGCTGTGTCGTCATCGCAGGTATCTTTGGTGGATTGACGGCAAAGACCTCAATATTGTTTTCACAGGCTTTGCCTGCACTCATTGCTTTGCTTTCGGTCTTGTTAACAGATAGAGAGTAG